The Ptychodera flava strain L36383 chromosome 7, AS_Pfla_20210202, whole genome shotgun sequence DNA window aaaaatatgtaaaggcTTGGAAAGTTTTCAGTGAAATATTATGCcacaaatttgaatttcacaacCTGAAGGTCAATGTTGTTGTGAATAATgctattttatttgcaaacatcaCATTCACTCGGATATCCATCGGATTCAATCAGGCTCAATAATTTAAACCGAAACAGAAGGCAAGTCAAATATCTTCTGAAGTGACGCATTTACTGTCTTCGGTGGGAAAATGTAGTAAATTATAGCTGCGGGGTCTTGAACTTTTAAGGGGTGAAAGTTGAAAGGTCACCTTCAATGTAGACTTCATCGCGATTCATTGCAATCGATGGTGACTGACGCATGTGAGAAGCGTGCCAgttattttggaaaaataatcgtTATTTTTTGCCTTTCGCCAGAAAAGACCATATTTTTCACCATGTCGAAAAGAAGaaacaaagtagacgacatgaTATCAATGAACTCATCAGGATCGAAGGCTACGTTAGGTAGGTTGTGGTGTGGTAAAGACTCTCTGTTGTCTAACAGCGCAAAGCGATGGCTTTTTGCAAAGCTCATCGTTGTATTCTTTGTACCTGTTGGCTTACTCCTCGTCATAATGTCTATGGCTGTCTGGCAAATAGCATTGGAGAAAGACAACATCCACCATATGGAGAGCCAATTCAGCAATGCAATGCTTTTCAAAGACGTCATCGCTTTTCTACAACACGAAAGATGCGAGTTTACCAAATCTAACATGTTGAACTACCAGCATGCAACTTTAGAATCTACAAGCTTGGTTTATCGCTGTGCAAACGTGTCAGATATTGACTTTCCTCTGTCAAGTCAAACACTCACAATAGATGGAGAAACATTTACGTCGCGGGAAGGGCTTAGGGAGTACATCTATGCCAAGGCCATTGAATTGAATGATAACTCATCGAATTCTACATCTGTGTTAGTATACTCCaaggccatcttgaatttaacGAAACAAATAATTGAGGTGATAAAACTGGGCAAAAGTGGCAGCATATGGCAGCCATTGATGTCCTATCTGATGCTTATCAAAACCCAGGAAAATCTGGAAATGGAGAAACTGATCGGTGCGCTTTATTTTGCTGACGGAACATTCCCTTCTCGAAGTTTTTTCTTGTTGTATTGCAAATCTCTCAGTGTTGCAGACATGACCTTTATTGCTGCAAAGAGATACTCGTTTCATTTCATGGACATTGAGTCGGACTGTTTTGCTGATGCCTACTGTCCGGAAATCGTCAGCGTGACAAGAAAAGAAATACGTGTGGAGTATCTGGAAAGTGGAAACTACAACATCACAATGACTGAAGGACTGGAATACCTGAACGAACTTAGTATAATTGGTGATAAAATCAACCAATTGATAAGTAGTGTTGAATTGTTATGTGTCGAAATTTTGGCTGATTTGAGAACGTCAGCAACGAACAATATCACACTTGATGTTTTTGCACTTCTAATCAGCATTATCATCGTGCCATTAACCCTCAGAACCATTGTAAACATCGTTCGACAGCTTCAGAAATCCGTGGAAAACATAGCTGGACAGACAAGTttattgaccaatgaaaagaGAAAGGCGGACAGTCTTCTGACTCAAATGTTACCTCCTCAAGTAGCTGAGGATTTAAAAAGTAAGAAACCTGTGAAGGCAGAGATTTATGATAGCGCTACTGTTTTGTTTACTGATGTTGTAGACTTTACAAAGTACACGACCATGATGGAACCAGTTGATGTTGTGCGTATGTTAAATAGCCTGTATTCGTGTTTTGATGCTCGTATCAAGCTATATGATGTCTATAAGGTTGAAACTATTGGCGAAGTCTACATGTGTGTTTCAGGTAAGTTTAAACTTCATTGAAAGGAACATCATAGTGCGGATCAAGCTTCAGAGACTTATGATGTGAAATATAAGAGAACTACCAAATTATTTATGTTGCTTCTTCTTATAAACTGTTTATCTCGATACTTGAATGCAGAAACAAGAAGTTGTGTACGCTGCTTAAGACGACGAACAAACCGgttgtttttaatttctcagTGTTGATGGAAAATAAAAGTATGGTATCACATTTCTTCATGGGCATGTCTATTTCTCACTCTGCctgcctgtctatctgtcttCCTTTCTTTGTCTGTCCGTGTATATGTATTTCTCTCccttgtttgtctgtctgtctgtctgtctgattgGCTAGATCTCTTTTAATGTACTTTGAGTATTATTGATCACATAGCATTAGACCCGTTCAAAAGAGTCGAAATTGTTTTGCAAGCAGCAAGTCGGTTAGAGTGCAGATATCGCCGTTATTCGATGCCGCAAAGCAGAGGGTTGATAGCAAACAAACGGAATATACTCATCAGTTGCCCTATGTAAGGTTATTTGACTGCCTTGTTCTAGTATATGCCTCGTTCTTCATTCACTTTCATCAGCATAAAAATAACCACCTTCTCTTTCAACCGTCAGTATCGCGTACCCAATAAATGCAAATGTCAAATCAGCAGCAAATCTTGTAATGTTGTGGTTAGCAATTGCACATATTTCACCCCCGCAACGAATTTTACAAACATCTTCGGAACCTCGTCAATAATCCAATATATCAGCAACAGAGATTGTTTTCTTGTCTATCTCCTAACGTAATGTCTGCGTTTTCAAAATGCAGTCGCTTTCAATACAAGGTAAAACTACACGAGTGCAATACGAAGACTGAATTACGTACATGCCTGGGCGTGTTACGTTCAGTCTAGTATCACTCCAACCGTTTCGTACACGACGAAAACGAACAGGCATATACGAAACGGTTGGAAACGTATTAGACTGTGTAATGTTAGGGATCTACGCTTCTTTGTGTCGTATGTTTGGCAACACTTTGCGTGTctatgaattttcaaattttgccaaattttgcggATTTTTGATGGGTAGCACCCtattcaaaataaagaaaaacgtTTCCGACCGTCCTAGCCTATTTCATATGTTAACAGAAACACATTATACACCTGTGTCtctaacctatggagtttcgtcgtacaggaAGTTTACGCGGGGTTCGATAAAATCGACGGGAATAACGTTTTGGTGTGACTGGACGCTATTTGACATATGACCTCACAAGTTTATGTTAACGCTGAGAAAACAGGGCGACATTactatttttttcaagaaatataAACGCAGACTATAATAATTGTCAATCTGAAATCTGCGAATTTTTGTTAAATAATGCTGCTGAACTACAATTCTGTGCTTAGAATAGAGTTTGATCTGGTTGGGCCTCCTTTCTGCtctgtaaaaatcaaaatatctctgAACGGGCAAAACGGTGTGAACTTTCCATTCCGTTCTGTAGTACATGGAGAGGCCAGTGAACGCCTATGGATTAATACTGTAACAGCCGTTTATGGCTTGTGCATTATTGTATATATGTCATATGACTTTTATAACTATTGGTAATTTTGCTGGACGCCAGTGGATTATCTGGGCGGACTAAACAATTTTAGTGGACACACCCTCAGTTGAGAACGAAAAGGGATTTTCTTAAAGGTTCTAAGTAATGTATAGTGAAAGTAATGGTATGGGTGGACCCCCTAGACTACTAACAATTCAAACATAATTTCTTTGTGTCCACTAAGCTTTAGTCTTGTCTGTTATCTGTACTAACAATTGGTAGGTGATCTGAAAAAGGAAACATTTTCTATCGTCTTTTGTCCTGCAGGATTACCAACCCGTAACGGAAGTCGACATACTGGGGAGATAGCGTCATTGTCACTTCATCTGCAACGCAGTATGAGTGAGATCTCGATACCAGGGCATTCAGATATAAAACTGAAACTACGGGCTGGAATCAACACAGGTACTAAAATGTAATTAGAAGTCAGACTCAAGTGTCATCTATAATTGTACAAGAGCATCAATGGATTGAGATAAAACCTGGTACTGTGATGACAAACTAATTCCTAAGAACAATCACtacattttgatcagtcactgATGTTTCTCTCTGTAAATTTAGACTTACATGAACGTTTCCTTTTATTTCATCACGACACACCACAGAAATGATTGTAtcttgacatttcaaaaaataaaaaaaatatccgATAAGGCTTTGCCCAGAATAAGCAGGAAATGGAGTATGTTCTGAttacacaaaattcaatattacCTCACCACAAGCAATGTGGCGAATGAATTGTGAAGAAATGTCAACCCACGTCATCAGATTACTGTAACAGTATCGTCGATTGCAATCTGCAATGGCACTCTTCATTTTATACTGACATGTGTAACACTCCAATCAAACGATGACATTGCTTCGTTCACAAAGTTTAAGAAGCTGATGAGCAAGATTTCGACGTGCGTGACCAAGCTTAACAATTTTAGTAATTGTTGAGGACGTTGACTATCGGTAATTGAACGTTTGTATGAATCTTTCAGGACCTGTGGTGGCTGGTGTAGTTGGCATAGCAACACCGCGTTATTGCCTATTTGGTGACACGGTCAACACAGCTTCCAGGATGGAATCAAACTGTCTCCGTGAGTTGtaacagttttaacaaaaatgtatgcacGCCAGATTTGTGCACGCGTTGTCATGGAGCCGAGTTCGTCGAAAATCATTTCCTCTGTAAGgttagaatgcgccttggggacactACACAGATTTTCTGTCTCTCAGATTTTCACAATTCGTTTGTGATCTACTGCTTCgctggggctcattttgaagcttttgaagGAAACAACGTTTCCACCTTCTTACttcttgtgaaaatcgaaaatttatcattttcatacCATGGATGAACACAGGGagggcaaccattttgaatttcgaattcCGGTTAATGTTAGACGTGCAAATTTTTAACTGTTGGGCCAAAATTTTCACGGTGATCCGatctttttctttattttaaaagagaatggtcgaaagtatCCTTGATGCAGATTTCAAGGAAAAttaaagtctttcagtttccaGGCGCGTATACATATTTGCCACGATGTAGGCCTAAGTCATCTGAATCGCAGGCATGTAGTTGCTAGAAAAAAGTTATGTATCTCAGTTTTTTACGCTCAAAATTGAACGATTTATTATTGATATCTGAGCTttacaacaaatacaataaaaatggTGTTTGTAAGTGGACACCATGTGCGCATAAAATGGAAACAGTGACTCTGACAACGGATATGACTATAGGAGGTACTCTAGTACTCAGCCCTGTGTAAGTGTGAGCGCACTGATATTGTCCTCGTGAATCTCATATGTGATCGGGACCGAGACAGATGAAGAGAGGGTGTTGATGCTTTCAAATACTGGATGCATGAAATATACTGACCTTTCCCTGATAGATAGCTTACTCAAAATATGCAGACATTTTCTATTGATCACACACAAGTGACCCTCCCGTGTGTAAccaagtgaccctccccaaacaTTGAAGCGACGCTCCCATTTGCAAACAAGTGACTCTCCCCAACGTAACATGATTGATTTTCCATTGGGATGTTTAAAATGACGTAATTGTCctctcattaatatgtaaaaataaaaattaagattacatttttggaaattaatcatgcaagaatgacaaaacacaACTTGATATGGGCGGCTGCCGATGTTTCGATGAACGCTTGAAACAGTTTTGACGATTCAGGCTATAAGCTGTAAATAAAACAAGAATGCATGCAacactgtcaatttttgtctgaATTTCTAGCATGTGTCCAACGTCATGCCCGCAAGCTTACAGTTATACTCAGTGACAATCTTACAGCCTCATTAGCAGCCTCCTCGTAGTCTTTCCACATTCCTAATAGCAAATTCCAAATTGTTTGTCTTGATGGCCCTGATTGCGATTGTGATGTTTATGGAAGCGGTAACAGTGAGAGAGACTGATTCTCGACATTGCCTTTTCTCTAACTGTAGTAGTAGTAACAGAGAGTGATTCAGTACTTTCCTCTTTGTTTGCTCTGATCATTCATTGTTGTGACATCCATAGAGACTCATTCGCtattaaggctgcgttcacaaaaaatggttagagggggggggggggctggaggaatttagggggattcgaaaattttgggggtagtagagggggaacttgaaaattttgctctccctgtaggggggacttgaaattttttggttcccttttatgttttacattttccaattccaagattttgtaggtaattcaataaaaatgaataccgtgtttatgtcatcaaaatgttgtaatgttagtaataatttaacaaaatctagaaccattttgtcacattttatgacttttatctcgaaaaatctaaacatgtgcgATTTGTCATAATAAaccaaacttgagcctagtaacagggcagaagctgcaactgttgatgatttttgcaatatttctatgtaatataccaactacaatttcttgctgtctccctacagcatgctcaaacacacaatatttagtttgtcgacaaagcctgtaaatataaatatgtataaggTGATAgcttaattagagtccagactgacagtcagttgtcagtgatacatctaattcatatatgtcttgtacttttgaaacaaaattttgattggtcactgtactcagttttttacaatatggcaatttgccagaattcataatttgcatactctctcatgatcgtcattttgtgtgctcttcggcaggagcaattgaccttgccagatttggattaactcaagttggcttagactgataaatccaaaaaggtCACTggtgcgtttaaaaatgaatcactttaagaacttgccttaaaaatatgactttacaaagtactaataacaggtaatgttgaacatctgcgagcggaATGGCccaatacgtgtttattttgtctgcgcgcacatcctttacaaatatgcgtgcttgtgatagttggggggggacttgaaaaattttgatcatataggggggcatttgaaattttttagggtattaaggggggatctgaaaaaaataagatttcaatcgcgattcctccacccccctaatcgttatttgtgaacgcagcctaagggACTGGTATATTTATActttcaaaagtcatgtaaatagttgtgtttttgaaatgttatacaAACAATGTTTTAACAGACTGAgtacaaataaattcaaaaccACAGCAACCTTACCGTACATTCTTGTGGATATTTCATAACCTGCCCGCAGTGAATTCAAATTTCAGAGCAGTGATTTAAAATATTACTTGATCGTTTCCACATCCTTACATTCATGCGTAAAATGAAATGACCTTCCCCTAAACTGTTGCATGAAAAATGCCAATCCTTCTGTTAAGTCTATCCAGGCCCTTAGATGTTGCGGGTGCTCTGTTTAACTGAGGGAAGAGCCTAGAAGCAAAACGAATAGTTCGGCAGGGAGGCGAAAATTTAGAcacaaatacataaaaaatgaatatataCTGAATTGGATGTCACtttcttgaataaaaaaatagtacGGTTGTTTTTTGGAATAAGCTTATATGTGAATTTAATGACACTATAGATCTGATGGGATATGACTATCGAGAGAGTCGTCTGAAAATGAGTATTGTTCATGGCTTCATAAATTTTTGTGGTCTTTGTCTTCTTTTTCACAGCGGGAAAAATTCAAATTAGCCAGCAAACTGGAAGATGTTTGACCGAATTAGGAGGTTTTGTGGTAGTACCACGTGGACAAATACTAGTAAAGGTAATGTCAGCTGCAGTGACTTGAAATCATTATTAGCGCTGTATATCCAGAGTAGAAATCGCTATACTCGAAACTGAAGTACTGTTCAATTTTAGTTTTACGGGAAAACAGCCACTTACACGGACGTTTACTTCAACTTCTGgtagttgtttttgttgttattgttgtcgtCATTGTTGAGCGATGAACCAACCCTGCGACGGGTATACCACCAACTCTTGACAAGTTcacgtacacatacacatacacatacatatacatacatacatacacacgagCGATAATCAGTGCATAAAttgagtgaactggtcaaaaatgACGGTATACCCTTTGCTAAGTTTATTACTATTCTAGTATATTAAACGTTATTGCTTTTCTACCATAGCAGTATATTGAAGCGATTTTCTCTGAATGAGCTCTCGCACGTGTTCTAGCAGTGCTATGTTGCGAATGTGCACTGCCATTTTCATGTCTAGACCAAtgagatcgctgtatttgtCCATCAATAAGGAGTGATCTCAATAACTATCAATTTCTCTAAATACAAACACGTGATGACTGTCAATTCCACTTTCATTCTCTATGTCAAATATATCTTTCTGCTTTCCTCTGCCAAACAGTTTCTGCAACATCGTAAAGTATTCGAATCATTTCACGTTTGAGTGCGTGCACTATTTTCCTTGATAGAGCAGTATACGACACATTCATGTTAATTTGAAGTCACATGACAGTTCACGAAGGGTTTAAGTCAAAGAAAAAGAGATTTACAGATAGTGACAATTCTGATACTATAAAGCAAGACAAAAGAGAACAATTATGAACCACGTGCACGCGAGGCATTCTGTTCTCATTTTCTACCAATGCCAAAGGTTATCATGTTTACTCCAAGTTAACAGATTGAATCCTAGCAATTGCAATTAAACTGTTTATTTCAACGAATGAACAAATAAGCTCGACGATGAAAACTTAAAATAACGGACCATCAGCATATCTGATTGTGAAGACCATTTAATGAAAAGATAATTGAAAAGAATGATTTCGTCAAACCGCACAAAGAGTACAACATCTGCGCTATTCATCTAACTCTACGAAGCGTAACAGTAAACATGTTGGGTCATATTTCTTGGCAAAGCGTCACGTTGTTGTGTAGAATTAATGATGTGATCAATACAGCGTATCTTTGTTGTTCACGTTTTTCAGGGTAAAGGCAAGATGATGACGTATTGGTTGGTTGGAAGGAGACAATTGTCCAATGGAACGTTTAGTCGTACTGAGAGCGTCGCAGTGGGTCTTGGAAAGTGAACTGAGGGCGTGCTAGGTATCTGACTTGGCTGACGTATATCGATCCGTGAAGAATCATGCTATTTTAGATGTGACGCATCGCCCTCATTATTTagggtcatgaaatttggcAATTAGTATCCAAGCATGGATGTAATGTATTTAATGTATATTATACCAGTATAAGTCTTGTTTTGtgacagtgaaatatgaactGAAAGTATATATGTCATTATAATATTTGATAGGATTACTTATGGTTGCAGACTCTTACATTGTAGACAAAGGGAATAAATGAACTTCATAGAGTCTGACATGTAAACAAATGTACAGATTTTTTAGAGTAAACCGAAATCGAAATTAATAGACTACGGAATAGGTTCATAGCTGAGTGGAAGCATACAAATTTAATATCATACACTGTGAAAGTTACTGTGTTTTAAAACGTGCATAATGATGACTTGCAATAGGAACGCGATTGAACGAAGACAGACGGAAAGTCAGAGGTATTAAAATGGCTTCTATCGTTTTAAAAACACTTTTTCTCTATTATTCATAATGCTTCTCTTAATTGTTTACCTGCATATTACTTGTTTCAATGTAAATCAGTGAAGTCACGTGATGTAATTAAACGGCCTCATCTAGGTTCCAATGAGGTGGCGTAATGGCCAGTACTCTTTATGGCCTTTTATGCAGTAGAGGTGTAGCTTATTCGAATTATAGTAGTCATTTGTCTGTATATATTTATAACTACTGTTGTAAATGTGATAAATAGTCAATATTTGTCTCAGTTCATTGttgaaaacttcaacaacaaatTCAGTAACGCTGATATtgtttcctttgaaagtttAGTCGATCATTTTTCTCCAGGAAATTAGTTTCTACtgtgacagtttttttttaacttgagATTATTAGACATTATTCCTGTCATCGATGAGATATTTCACGATGCCTGATTCTATATAATTAGACAGTTATTCCTACCATCGATGAGATATTTCACGATGTCTGATTCTATATAATTAGACATTATTCCTACCATCGATGAGATATTTCACGATGTCTGATTCTATATAATTAGACATTATTCCTACCATCGATGAGATATTTCACGATGTCTGATTCTATATAATTAGACATTATTCCTACCATCGATGAGATATTTCACGATGTCTGATTCTATATAATTAGACAGTTATTCCTGTTATCGATGAGATATTTCACGATGTCAGATTCTATATAATAATACTGACTAAAATGACACCAATGTTCAACTAAGAAGTCTTTACCACGATGTGTCGCAAAGCAAAGGTGTGCAGCATAGTTTGGACCACTCCGGGGACCACtaagaccatagaccctcgagaagtTTTTTCTCGAGGTCTATGCTAAGACCTAGCACAATGTGTAGTACGGGTTCATTTCTGTCTGGCATGTGTTCAGCAGTGTGTACTTTTCTAGGGAATAATTACCTGATCCCAcgtgggatttgttggatatgaATGTCCCTATCTGTGCAATGGTGCGCCACCATTGCACAAAATTGGGACGTAACTGTTAAACAAAGTAAAGCCTGTAAATAAAGAGCTTTAAGCTTCATTGTCGATTGTCCTTGAATCTGTTTTTCAGTGGTCTAATCCAGGTACCATTTGTAACCTTCTGATTGCATAACCAGTCTGACGACGCAGAAAAACATTCTCCACCATCGAACCGTTCTCATATCCACTTCGCATTCTGGAAATGTCCTTGTCTTGACAAAATTGCGGTAAAGGGTCATATTTAGCGCCACCGGTTGCAAACTGCGCTTGCGTATAAGCTCCTCTAGACAATCGAGGGCAAGTGGGTCGTTGTGGATGTAGAATTTGTTTGCGAAAAGATGTGGTTGTTGCAGTAACAGAGGCAACTCGCTTGAACTTAAAATACAGATGTCGTGCACGTACTGCCCGTGGCACGTTGTTAAATTC harbors:
- the LOC139136572 gene encoding uncharacterized protein, producing the protein MVTDACEKRASYFGKIIVIFCLSPEKTIFFTMSKRRNKVDDMISMNSSGSKATLGRLWCGKDSLLSNSAKRWLFAKLIVVFFVPVGLLLVIMSMAVWQIALEKDNIHHMESQFSNAMLFKDVIAFLQHERCEFTKSNMLNYQHATLESTSLVYRCANVSDIDFPLSSQTLTIDGETFTSREGLREYIYAKAIELNDNSSNSTSVLVYSKAILNLTKQIIEVIKLGKSGSIWQPLMSYLMLIKTQENLEMEKLIGALYFADGTFPSRSFFLLYCKSLSVADMTFIAAKRYSFHFMDIESDCFADAYCPEIVSVTRKEIRVEYLESGNYNITMTEGLEYLNELSIIGDKINQLISSVELLCVEILADLRTSATNNITLDVFALLISIIIVPLTLRTIVNIVRQLQKSVENIAGQTSLLTNEKRKADSLLTQMLPPQVAEDLKSKKPVKAEIYDSATVLFTDVVDFTKYTTMMEPVDVVRMLNSLYSCFDARIKLYDVYKVETIGEVYMCVSGLPTRNGSRHTGEIASLSLHLQRSMSEISIPGHSDIKLKLRAGINTGPVVAGVVGIATPRYCLFGDTVNTASRMESNCLPGKIQISQQTGRCLTELGGFVVVPRGQILVKGKGKMMTYWLVGRRQLSNGTFSRTESVAVGLGK